The Algoriphagus halophilus genome window below encodes:
- a CDS encoding DUF6090 family protein, translating into MIKFFRKIRQQLLSKNQVSKYLVYAFGEIILVVIGILIALGINNLNQQRINKNTEQIYLQGLEEEFQTSKLKLEELIQVNQGNIDGAKSILTYIADPNNSPGEKEFSELLYQSFSSDIAFNPNNSLLNEMINSGNLKILSNSELRRLLTNWISTLEDIKRQENELDIQREHVLNEFRTEGNSLQTVLKQVGVYQQLDIPIGQKEQSNLKLLSSSAFENNILMFILASYATGEAHYQPLMREMEQILSLIQKEID; encoded by the coding sequence ATGATCAAATTCTTCAGAAAAATCAGACAGCAACTTCTTTCAAAGAATCAAGTGAGTAAATACCTGGTTTACGCTTTTGGAGAAATTATTTTGGTAGTTATAGGCATTCTGATCGCGTTGGGAATCAACAATCTCAATCAACAAAGAATCAACAAAAACACCGAACAAATTTACCTCCAAGGGCTGGAGGAAGAGTTCCAGACAAGTAAGCTCAAACTGGAGGAATTAATCCAGGTTAATCAAGGAAATATTGATGGTGCAAAAAGTATCTTGACATATATCGCAGACCCTAACAACAGCCCGGGAGAAAAAGAGTTTTCAGAATTACTCTATCAATCATTTTCTTCTGACATCGCCTTTAATCCCAATAATTCCCTGTTAAATGAAATGATCAATTCCGGGAATCTAAAAATTTTAAGTAACTCCGAATTACGGCGTTTGCTAACCAATTGGATTTCTACGCTAGAAGATATCAAGAGACAGGAAAATGAACTGGATATACAACGAGAGCACGTGTTAAATGAGTTTCGAACCGAAGGTAATAGCCTTCAAACAGTTTTAAAGCAAGTTGGAGTCTACCAACAATTGGATATCCCTATTGGGCAAAAAGAGCAAAGTAACTTGAAACTATTGTCCTCCTCGGCATTTGAAAACAATATCCTGATGTTCATTTTGGCTAGCTATGCCACAGGAGAAGCGCATTACCAACCATTGATGCGGGAAATGGAACAAATTTTAAGTTTGATCCAGAAAGAAATAGATTGA
- the ileS gene encoding isoleucine--tRNA ligase, translating to MKTYKEFKQVDYPAIGEDVLQYWKDNQIFEKSISNREGAETFTFFEGPPSANGTPGIHHVMARTLKDIFCRYKTLKGFQVKRKGGWDTHGLPVELQVEKELGITKEDIGKKISVEEYNKKCKETVMRFKNEWDELTEKIGYWVDLDDPYITFDSNYIETLWHLLKKFYDKGLLYKGYTIQPFSPAAGTGLSSHELNQPGTYKDVKDTSITAQFKLKGEDNTFILAWTTTPWTLPSNSALAIGENLDYVKVKTFNPYTHEPCQVILAKARINAYLNPKAAELKVEDYKAGDKLIPFEIVAEFKGKDMLGWEYEQLFPIEALALPAPAFTVVSGDYVTTEDGTGIVHLAKAFGADDFRTLVQNDVPGVFVKDEQGNELPIVDRQGKFIPVVGEYLSAKMKEHGITAHKEYGVNDFYVKNYTEDDENAADFKNTDVIISIILKNENKAFKVEKYEHSYPHCWRTDKPVLYYPLESWFIKTTAYKDRLVELNKTINWKPEATGTGRFGNWLENLVDWNLSRSRFWGTPLPIWRTEDGTEEKCIGSIADLQAEIEKSVAKGFMEKSPYEGKELDLHRPYVDDVVLVSEKGEKMFREPDLIDVWFDSGAMPYAQWHYPFENQDVFKANYPADYIAEGVDQTRGWFFTLHAIAVMLFDSVAFKNVIANGLVLDKNGNKMSKRLGNAVDPFKTLKEYGPDAVRWYMLSNANPWDNLKFNLDGVGEVQRRFFGTLQNTYNFFALYANLDAFVYDPSKLVPVSERAELDQWIVSKLQSLIVEVEDAMDNYDATKATRAIMNFTVDQLSNWYVRLARKRFWRGDMNTDKQAAYETLYECLLTLTQLMSSFSPFYSDWMYQNLTKSSKEGKESVHLTDWNNADSNLINKDLEESMELAQTISSLVHSLRKKEKVKVRQPLQRILIPILKEKTKEQIQHVEELIKSEVNIKEIEFIDDASGILVKSVKPNLPVLGKKLGPKMRFVVAAINSWGQEEIASIERDGKISIDVDGEALELLLEEVLITSQDIPGWSVASDMGVTVALDVTISEELKQEGVARDLVNRIQNLRKDMGLEVQDKIKITIEPSSDLVIASTENFGDYIQSETQALGLTLEKDLQEAITLEMDDFEIAVKVEKA from the coding sequence GTGAAAACATATAAAGAGTTCAAACAAGTCGATTACCCGGCTATAGGAGAAGACGTACTTCAGTACTGGAAAGACAATCAGATTTTTGAAAAATCTATTTCAAATCGTGAGGGTGCAGAAACCTTTACTTTTTTTGAAGGACCACCATCTGCCAATGGTACTCCAGGGATCCACCATGTCATGGCGAGAACCCTAAAAGATATTTTTTGCCGATATAAAACCTTGAAAGGGTTTCAGGTAAAAAGAAAAGGTGGTTGGGATACACATGGCCTTCCGGTAGAACTTCAAGTTGAAAAGGAATTGGGCATTACCAAAGAGGATATTGGTAAGAAAATATCTGTTGAGGAATACAACAAGAAGTGTAAGGAAACAGTCATGCGATTCAAAAATGAATGGGATGAATTGACTGAAAAAATTGGCTACTGGGTAGATTTGGATGATCCCTATATCACTTTTGATTCCAACTACATTGAAACGCTTTGGCATTTGCTGAAGAAGTTTTATGATAAAGGTTTGTTGTATAAAGGATATACCATCCAACCTTTTTCTCCAGCTGCTGGGACCGGATTGAGTTCACACGAGTTGAACCAACCAGGAACCTATAAAGATGTGAAGGATACTTCCATCACTGCTCAGTTTAAACTCAAGGGAGAGGACAACACCTTCATCCTTGCTTGGACTACCACACCTTGGACATTGCCATCCAACTCAGCCTTGGCAATTGGCGAGAATTTGGATTATGTGAAAGTAAAAACATTTAATCCATATACCCATGAGCCTTGTCAGGTGATTTTGGCAAAGGCACGTATTAATGCATACCTGAACCCAAAGGCGGCTGAACTTAAAGTAGAAGATTACAAAGCTGGAGATAAATTAATTCCTTTTGAGATCGTAGCTGAGTTCAAAGGAAAGGATATGCTAGGTTGGGAATATGAACAACTTTTTCCAATTGAAGCCTTAGCACTTCCTGCACCTGCATTTACTGTTGTTTCTGGAGACTATGTGACTACAGAAGATGGTACTGGTATTGTCCATTTGGCAAAGGCTTTTGGGGCGGATGACTTTAGGACGTTGGTTCAAAACGACGTGCCTGGTGTTTTTGTGAAAGATGAGCAAGGTAATGAATTGCCAATTGTAGATCGCCAAGGGAAATTCATTCCTGTGGTAGGAGAATATCTATCTGCAAAAATGAAAGAACATGGAATCACAGCCCATAAAGAATATGGGGTGAATGATTTCTATGTAAAAAATTATACAGAAGATGATGAGAATGCCGCTGATTTTAAAAATACAGATGTCATCATCTCCATTATTTTAAAGAATGAAAATAAAGCTTTTAAGGTAGAAAAGTATGAGCACAGTTATCCTCATTGCTGGAGAACAGATAAGCCTGTATTGTACTACCCATTGGAAAGCTGGTTTATTAAAACCACGGCCTATAAAGACCGTTTGGTTGAGTTAAACAAGACCATCAATTGGAAGCCGGAAGCAACAGGGACTGGACGTTTTGGAAACTGGTTAGAGAATTTGGTGGACTGGAACTTGAGTAGATCAAGATTCTGGGGGACTCCTTTGCCTATCTGGAGAACAGAGGATGGAACGGAAGAGAAATGCATTGGATCTATTGCTGATTTACAGGCTGAAATAGAAAAGTCTGTTGCAAAAGGATTCATGGAAAAATCTCCTTATGAAGGCAAAGAGCTTGACCTACACAGGCCTTATGTGGATGATGTGGTGCTGGTATCAGAAAAGGGTGAAAAAATGTTCCGCGAGCCAGACTTGATCGATGTTTGGTTTGACTCTGGAGCCATGCCTTATGCACAGTGGCACTACCCATTTGAGAACCAAGATGTTTTTAAAGCGAATTATCCAGCTGATTACATTGCAGAAGGAGTAGACCAGACAAGAGGTTGGTTCTTTACGTTACATGCAATCGCAGTGATGTTGTTTGACAGTGTGGCATTCAAGAATGTAATTGCAAACGGTTTGGTTCTGGACAAAAATGGAAACAAAATGTCCAAAAGATTGGGCAATGCAGTGGATCCATTCAAGACCTTAAAAGAATATGGTCCAGATGCAGTTCGTTGGTACATGTTGAGTAATGCCAACCCTTGGGACAACCTGAAATTCAATTTAGATGGTGTTGGAGAGGTACAAAGGAGGTTCTTTGGAACCCTTCAAAACACTTATAATTTCTTTGCTCTTTATGCAAATTTGGATGCTTTTGTATATGATCCATCCAAGCTTGTTCCTGTCAGTGAGCGTGCTGAATTGGACCAATGGATTGTGTCCAAATTACAGTCTTTGATCGTAGAAGTGGAGGATGCAATGGATAACTATGATGCTACCAAAGCTACCCGAGCGATCATGAATTTTACGGTAGATCAATTATCCAATTGGTATGTAAGATTAGCAAGAAAGAGATTCTGGAGGGGAGATATGAATACCGATAAGCAAGCTGCTTATGAAACCTTGTATGAATGTCTTCTTACGCTGACACAGTTGATGTCATCCTTCTCTCCATTCTATTCGGATTGGATGTACCAGAATTTGACTAAGTCCAGCAAAGAAGGAAAAGAATCCGTTCACTTGACGGACTGGAATAATGCAGATTCCAATTTGATCAATAAAGATCTGGAAGAAAGTATGGAGTTGGCTCAAACCATCTCATCTTTGGTTCACTCTTTGAGAAAGAAGGAAAAAGTAAAAGTACGTCAGCCTTTACAGCGAATATTGATCCCTATACTTAAGGAGAAAACAAAGGAACAAATTCAACATGTGGAAGAGTTGATTAAATCAGAAGTGAATATCAAAGAAATTGAATTCATTGACGATGCTTCCGGTATTCTTGTGAAAAGCGTGAAGCCAAATCTTCCTGTATTAGGCAAAAAGCTTGGTCCTAAAATGAGATTTGTAGTGGCAGCCATCAATTCATGGGGACAAGAAGAAATTGCTTCTATTGAGCGTGATGGAAAGATTTCTATTGATGTGGATGGAGAAGCTTTGGAATTATTGTTAGAAGAAGTATTGATCACTTCACAAGATATTCCTGGTTGGTCCGTTGCCTCTGATATGGGAGTTACTGTAGCCTTAGATGTCACCATCTCGGAAGAATTGAAGCAAGAAGGAGTGGCAAGAGATTTGGTGAACAGAATCCAAAACCTAAGAAAAGATATGGGGCTGGAAGTTCAGGATAAAATCAAAATTACCATCGAACCTTCTTCTGATTTGGTAATTGCTTCTACGGAGAATTTTGGAGATTATATTCAATCTGAAACTCAGGCATTAGGTCTTACTCTTGAAAAAGACCTTCAGGAAGCGATTACTTTGGAGATGGATGATTTTGAAATAGCAGTAAAAGTAGAAAAGGCCTGA
- a CDS encoding mechanosensitive ion channel family protein — translation MKLYSRLVIPLLVTIILAALKLYLGGQSKDWEGWMAYLPSINTVLIISGFTWCLLVGMQIVKSMFLKQYDISQEDNLRARKVYTQINILVKIANFIIILFSIGLVLLSFESVRKVGVGFFASAGVAGIIIGFSAQKAIGTLIAGIQIAFTQPFRLEDAVVVEGEWGWIEEINLNYIVVRIWDLRRLVLPTTYFLETPFQNWTRTSGDLLGSVFLYTDYTIPFNELRKELDRILETTDLWDKKVKVLQVSDTKEHTVETRILVSAKNSPIAWDLRVYVREKMIEFIQKNYPECLPKTRVLMEKEKS, via the coding sequence ATGAAACTTTATTCTCGCTTAGTTATCCCATTGTTGGTTACGATCATTCTTGCAGCATTGAAACTTTATTTGGGAGGACAATCTAAAGATTGGGAGGGATGGATGGCTTATTTACCCTCTATCAATACTGTATTGATTATTAGTGGATTTACCTGGTGCTTATTGGTAGGGATGCAAATAGTAAAGTCCATGTTTTTAAAACAATATGACATCTCTCAGGAGGACAATCTCCGGGCAAGAAAAGTCTATACACAGATCAATATCCTTGTAAAAATCGCCAATTTCATTATCATTCTTTTCTCCATTGGGTTAGTACTATTATCTTTTGAATCTGTCAGAAAAGTCGGGGTCGGATTTTTTGCCTCAGCCGGGGTCGCTGGAATCATTATCGGTTTTTCTGCGCAAAAAGCTATTGGAACCTTGATTGCCGGAATTCAAATTGCCTTTACCCAACCTTTTAGACTGGAAGATGCAGTAGTAGTAGAAGGTGAATGGGGATGGATCGAAGAAATCAATCTGAATTACATCGTGGTAAGAATTTGGGATCTAAGAAGATTAGTACTTCCAACCACCTATTTTTTGGAAACCCCTTTCCAAAACTGGACAAGAACTTCAGGTGATTTACTGGGCTCTGTTTTTCTCTATACAGATTATACAATTCCTTTTAACGAACTCAGAAAAGAATTGGACCGCATTCTGGAAACAACAGATCTTTGGGACAAGAAAGTAAAAGTATTACAGGTCAGCGATACGAAAGAACACACAGTAGAAACAAGGATTTTGGTAAGTGCTAAAAATTCTCCAATTGCCTGGGATTTGAGAGTTTATGTTCGGGAAAAAATGATTGAATTCATTCAAAAAAATTATCCTGAATGCCTCCCAAAAACCCGTGTATTAATGGAAAAAGAAAAGAGCTAA
- a CDS encoding lipoprotein signal peptidase yields MNKYIKYFGIALLVILIDQAVKMLVHFEMDFGSPGQIPIFGDWFKLHYTTNPGMAFGMEIGSEYGKLILTSFRLVAMAGIGYYLYHIIRQKSHPVFIVCIAMILGGAIGNLVDSIFYGVWLNNAPYNAPSPWFHGQVVDMFYFDIWEGYIPEWVPVWGGDYTALWPIFNVADASIFVGVAIILIFQGRFFPEHKEEEPKKEEIEEVKSSVESE; encoded by the coding sequence ATGAACAAATACATTAAATATTTTGGCATAGCATTGTTGGTGATCTTAATTGATCAAGCGGTGAAAATGCTAGTCCATTTCGAAATGGATTTCGGTTCGCCGGGTCAAATCCCGATTTTCGGTGATTGGTTTAAGCTTCATTATACCACTAATCCTGGAATGGCTTTCGGGATGGAAATCGGATCTGAATATGGAAAATTGATTTTGACTTCCTTTCGTTTGGTGGCAATGGCTGGAATAGGATACTATTTATACCATATTATCAGGCAAAAAAGTCACCCAGTATTTATTGTATGTATTGCGATGATTTTAGGAGGCGCGATAGGAAATTTGGTAGATTCCATATTTTATGGGGTTTGGTTAAATAATGCTCCATACAATGCTCCTTCACCGTGGTTTCATGGGCAGGTTGTAGATATGTTCTATTTTGATATATGGGAAGGATATATACCAGAATGGGTTCCAGTCTGGGGTGGTGATTATACTGCTTTATGGCCTATATTTAATGTTGCCGATGCTTCTATTTTTGTTGGAGTAGCAATCATCTTGATATTTCAAGGGAGATTTTTTCCAGAGCACAAAGAAGAGGAGCCCAAAAAGGAAGAAATAGAAGAAGTTAAATCTTCCGTAGAAAGTGAATAA
- a CDS encoding DEAD/DEAH box helicase, whose product MIVDPEKPFEIIYSLFSHEYLGLLLDSFVIQLDEQGRLSLAHQNISSVNAHEFSSKLDKADFELIKLMDSMQQEVVVRKHNKRNLKPKEFLRKIYDENSGNETIQKLIEENLEHTRSKIFPLLKGKRFFEMGNDGNPIWKEIEVTDQKATVLFHFRKNEENTHYFPTIKYKGAKLEWQYKHGYLVCHNPAWLVVNQMLFSFEKGIDGKKLKPFLNKKFIVIDKRFEREYYRKFITQLLSVFDVYAEGFDIKVERGNPQPILCIADLPGNSGKDLFGEEVEKSQEDQLVFSLKYKYGDYTFDSAESINNSVRLEENGEHYIFHKVIRSKEKERAIVKYLEERGLDFVHGKRAMSKSLAFDWISEHLDRLEIEGFKFEQKESPKGKTYHIGRAQISIEVNENIDWFDVNAQIKFGIYLVPFAKLRKLLVQGKTEFELPNGEYAVIPASWFVNYSELFSFLEDKGGTGQMMMRKHHLALAKTLESGNLVQLTLSRKLEQLRDFETIEEYEVPKKFAGTLRPYQHAGYNWLRFLNEFKFGGCLADDMGLGKTVQTLALLAHEAEVNEGQTSLLVMPTSLIYNWELEARKFTPDLKILVYTGTNRIKDPYRFSEYDLVLTSYGIIRLDIDILKDFFFNYVILDESQAIKNPNSNIASAVNQLKSKQRLILTGTPVENGTMDLWSQMNFVNPGLLGTQHSFKKQFLLPIEKQNDKNKATKLHSMIKPFIMRRLKSQVATDLPEKITNVKYSAMTAEQESVYEEVKSYYREKIISDIKATGRNSQQFTLLRGLTQLRQIANHPKLVRDDYEGESGKLEDITYMLQSTISEGHKVLVFSQFVRHLAIVKEYLEKEQIPFSYLDGSTKDRQAQVEAFQEQEDIKVFLISLKAGGVGLNLTKAEYVFLLDPWWNPAVEAQAIDRAHRIGQENKVIIYKFISRNSVEEKIMALQNRKLALAGELIGTEESFMKSLDQDDIAALLA is encoded by the coding sequence ATGATAGTAGATCCAGAGAAACCCTTTGAGATTATTTATTCCCTTTTTAGTCATGAATACCTCGGCTTATTACTTGACTCTTTTGTAATCCAACTCGATGAACAAGGAAGGCTTTCTTTGGCGCATCAAAATATCAGTTCTGTCAATGCCCATGAGTTTTCTTCCAAATTGGATAAGGCAGATTTTGAGCTGATCAAATTAATGGACAGTATGCAGCAGGAAGTGGTGGTTAGAAAACACAACAAAAGAAACCTGAAACCAAAGGAATTTCTTCGTAAAATTTATGATGAGAACTCCGGGAATGAAACCATTCAAAAGCTGATTGAGGAGAATTTAGAGCATACTAGATCCAAGATATTTCCTTTGCTGAAAGGCAAGAGATTTTTTGAAATGGGTAACGATGGGAATCCAATTTGGAAGGAAATCGAGGTGACGGATCAGAAAGCAACCGTGTTATTCCACTTTAGGAAAAACGAAGAAAATACCCATTATTTTCCTACGATTAAATACAAGGGAGCAAAGCTGGAATGGCAGTATAAACATGGCTATTTAGTCTGCCACAATCCTGCTTGGTTAGTAGTGAACCAAATGCTGTTCAGCTTTGAAAAAGGCATAGATGGCAAAAAGCTTAAGCCCTTCTTAAATAAGAAGTTTATTGTCATTGATAAGCGCTTCGAAAGAGAGTATTATAGGAAATTCATTACCCAGTTACTTTCAGTGTTTGATGTTTATGCAGAAGGTTTTGATATCAAGGTAGAAAGAGGCAATCCACAGCCCATACTTTGTATTGCTGATCTTCCGGGGAATTCTGGAAAGGACCTCTTTGGTGAAGAAGTAGAAAAAAGCCAAGAGGATCAATTGGTGTTTTCTCTCAAATATAAATATGGAGACTATACGTTTGACTCTGCAGAATCCATCAACAATTCAGTACGATTAGAAGAAAATGGAGAGCATTACATTTTCCATAAAGTAATTAGAAGCAAAGAAAAGGAAAGAGCTATTGTTAAGTACTTGGAAGAACGAGGACTTGATTTTGTTCATGGTAAACGTGCAATGAGCAAATCCTTGGCTTTTGACTGGATCAGTGAGCATTTGGATAGGCTGGAAATCGAAGGGTTTAAATTTGAGCAAAAGGAAAGTCCAAAAGGGAAAACGTACCATATCGGTCGGGCTCAAATTTCGATCGAAGTAAACGAAAACATCGATTGGTTTGATGTAAATGCCCAGATCAAGTTTGGTATTTACCTGGTGCCATTTGCCAAATTGAGGAAACTATTAGTACAAGGGAAAACCGAATTTGAGCTTCCCAATGGAGAATATGCGGTGATTCCTGCTTCATGGTTTGTCAATTATTCAGAACTCTTTTCATTTTTAGAAGATAAAGGAGGAACGGGCCAAATGATGATGAGAAAACATCATTTGGCTTTAGCAAAGACTTTGGAGTCAGGAAACCTTGTTCAATTGACATTGAGCAGGAAATTGGAACAGCTCCGTGATTTTGAGACCATAGAGGAATATGAAGTTCCTAAGAAGTTTGCAGGAACCTTAAGACCTTACCAACATGCCGGCTATAATTGGCTTAGATTTCTTAATGAATTTAAGTTTGGTGGATGTCTGGCAGATGACATGGGTTTGGGTAAAACAGTCCAAACTTTAGCCTTGTTGGCGCATGAGGCAGAGGTGAATGAAGGACAAACTTCCTTATTGGTAATGCCTACTTCTTTGATTTACAACTGGGAACTAGAGGCTAGAAAATTCACTCCAGATTTAAAGATTCTGGTTTATACCGGCACAAATCGTATTAAAGACCCCTATCGGTTCAGTGAATATGATCTTGTACTGACATCTTATGGGATCATTCGGTTAGATATAGATATTCTCAAGGACTTCTTTTTCAACTATGTCATACTAGACGAATCTCAAGCGATCAAGAATCCTAATAGTAATATTGCTTCTGCGGTAAATCAACTGAAAAGTAAACAGCGATTGATTCTTACAGGTACACCTGTAGAAAATGGTACCATGGACCTGTGGTCGCAAATGAATTTTGTGAATCCTGGATTGCTTGGAACTCAACATTCCTTCAAAAAGCAATTCCTTTTGCCTATTGAGAAGCAAAATGATAAGAATAAGGCTACTAAGCTTCATTCAATGATTAAGCCTTTTATCATGAGAAGGCTAAAATCCCAGGTGGCTACGGATTTACCTGAAAAGATCACCAACGTGAAATATTCCGCCATGACTGCAGAGCAGGAATCGGTATATGAGGAAGTGAAAAGCTACTATAGAGAAAAGATTATTTCAGATATAAAAGCAACAGGAAGAAATTCACAGCAATTCACCTTACTAAGAGGTCTTACCCAATTAAGACAAATTGCCAATCACCCAAAATTGGTTAGAGATGATTATGAAGGAGAGTCCGGTAAGTTAGAAGATATTACTTATATGCTTCAGTCTACCATCTCGGAAGGTCATAAAGTACTGGTATTTAGTCAGTTTGTGAGGCATTTGGCGATCGTGAAAGAATATCTCGAGAAAGAGCAAATTCCATTTTCTTATTTGGATGGTTCAACTAAGGACCGACAGGCTCAAGTAGAGGCATTTCAAGAGCAAGAAGATATTAAGGTTTTCTTAATCTCGTTGAAGGCAGGTGGTGTAGGTTTGAACTTGACAAAAGCAGAATATGTATTCTTGCTTGACCCATGGTGGAACCCAGCAGTGGAAGCTCAGGCCATCGATCGAGCTCATAGAATAGGACAAGAAAATAAGGTGATTATATACAAGTTTATCAGTCGAAATTCTGTGGAGGAAAAAATTATGGCTTTGCAAAATAGAAAACTGGCACTTGCAGGGGAGTTAATTGGAACTGAAGAAAGCTTCATGAAGAGCTTGGATCAAGATGATATCGCTGCCTTGTTGGCTTAA
- a CDS encoding glycoside hydrolase family 43 protein translates to MNTKIPFYTLLVSLAISCASPKEESAEVLSGNPISTGWYADPEGIVFGDEYWIYPTFSAGYTDQLHFDAFSSKDLVTWEKHENILDTSAIKWAKQAMWAPAAIEKDGKYYLFFSANDVQRPSRAGWDPDNDINHYGGIGVAVADSPAGPFKDYLGKPLIDDFYNDAQPIDQFVFKDTDGQYYMFYGGWSHCNIGKLNDDFTGFEPWEDGELFHEITPEGYVEGPFMFIRNGKYYFMWSEGGWTNDSYKVAYAISDKVTGPYERIGTILESDTTVATGAGHNSVIQKPNSDDWYMVYHRRPIPNQGRDHRVTCVDVMEFNEDGTIKPIEMTFEGVAANPIIE, encoded by the coding sequence ATGAATACAAAAATCCCTTTTTATACCTTATTGGTAAGTTTGGCTATTTCATGCGCTAGTCCAAAAGAAGAGTCTGCTGAAGTTTTATCTGGCAACCCTATCTCCACCGGTTGGTATGCTGATCCGGAAGGAATTGTTTTTGGGGACGAATATTGGATTTACCCTACCTTTTCGGCGGGCTATACAGACCAGCTTCACTTTGACGCGTTCTCTTCTAAGGATTTAGTAACCTGGGAAAAACATGAAAACATCTTGGATACCTCAGCCATAAAATGGGCTAAACAAGCCATGTGGGCCCCGGCTGCCATAGAAAAGGATGGCAAATACTACTTATTCTTTTCTGCCAATGATGTTCAAAGACCGAGCAGGGCAGGATGGGATCCTGACAATGATATCAATCATTATGGAGGTATTGGAGTGGCAGTTGCTGATTCACCAGCTGGACCATTCAAAGATTATTTAGGGAAACCCTTGATTGATGATTTTTACAATGATGCTCAACCGATTGATCAATTTGTATTTAAAGATACCGATGGGCAATATTATATGTTTTATGGAGGTTGGAGCCATTGCAACATTGGAAAATTGAATGATGACTTTACAGGATTTGAGCCTTGGGAAGACGGAGAGTTGTTTCACGAAATCACTCCTGAAGGGTATGTAGAAGGACCTTTCATGTTTATCCGAAATGGTAAATATTATTTCATGTGGTCAGAAGGTGGATGGACCAACGACAGTTATAAAGTTGCATACGCTATATCAGACAAGGTGACTGGACCCTACGAACGAATTGGAACCATTCTGGAATCAGATACTACCGTAGCTACTGGAGCTGGTCATAATTCTGTCATTCAAAAACCAAATTCAGATGACTGGTATATGGTATACCATAGAAGACCAATCCCTAATCAGGGTAGAGATCACCGAGTAACCTGTGTGGATGTGATGGAATTCAATGAAGATGGTACCATTAAGCCCATTGAAATGACATTTGAAGGAGTAGCAGCCAACCCTATTATTGAATAA
- a CDS encoding PhoH family protein — protein sequence MPRAKADKDRKIFVLDTSVILYAHNSIMNFAEHDVVIPITVLEELDQFKKGNDTKNFEAREFIRLLDKLSKDQMIHNWTPLNGKTRGNFRVLMNPENQMNANEIFGEEKNDHKILNAALYLKQHEKNRKVILVSKDINLRLKAKSLELLAEDYETGKIKNITELENTGKYVLDNVDPDAINKLYEIGYIEAKSVLGTRKRKANAYYILKSDKNSVLAYFNPEENILERVDKKLAYNIKPKNAEQTFALNAITNPRIRLVSIQGVAGTGKTLLALAGALEQRRDYKQIFLARPIVPLSNKDIGYLPGDIKSKLNPYMEPLWDNLKFIQNQYKETDKEFQKITELVNQEKLVIQPLAYIRGRSLSNIFFIVDEAQNLTPHEIKTIISRAGENTKIVFTGDVHQIDTPYLDSQSNGLSYLIDRVKDHPLYAHIKLEKGERSELANLANELL from the coding sequence ATGCCAAGAGCAAAAGCCGATAAAGATCGGAAAATCTTTGTGCTGGATACATCAGTAATCCTATATGCACACAACTCCATCATGAATTTTGCCGAACACGATGTGGTCATTCCGATCACTGTGTTGGAGGAACTGGATCAGTTCAAAAAGGGCAATGACACCAAGAATTTTGAGGCAAGGGAATTCATTCGATTATTGGATAAACTATCCAAAGATCAGATGATTCACAATTGGACTCCTCTGAATGGAAAGACGAGAGGAAACTTTCGAGTCTTAATGAATCCAGAGAACCAGATGAATGCCAATGAAATTTTTGGTGAAGAGAAGAATGATCATAAAATTCTGAATGCTGCGCTTTATCTCAAACAGCATGAAAAGAACAGGAAGGTCATATTGGTATCCAAAGACATAAATCTTCGACTCAAGGCGAAATCCCTGGAATTACTTGCTGAAGATTATGAAACCGGTAAAATTAAGAATATTACAGAGCTTGAAAATACCGGTAAATATGTCTTGGATAATGTAGATCCGGATGCGATTAATAAACTGTATGAAATTGGATACATAGAGGCGAAGTCGGTTTTAGGAACTCGAAAGAGGAAAGCCAATGCTTATTACATACTAAAAAGCGATAAGAATTCTGTTCTAGCCTATTTCAATCCGGAAGAGAATATTTTGGAGCGCGTGGATAAGAAATTGGCTTATAATATTAAACCGAAAAATGCCGAACAGACCTTTGCGCTTAATGCGATCACCAATCCCAGAATTCGTTTGGTATCTATTCAGGGGGTGGCAGGTACCGGAAAGACTTTATTGGCGTTGGCTGGAGCTTTGGAACAACGAAGAGATTACAAACAGATATTCTTGGCGAGACCTATAGTTCCTTTAAGCAATAAAGATATTGGGTATTTGCCTGGTGATATCAAGTCTAAGTTGAATCCATACATGGAGCCGCTTTGGGATAACTTGAAATTTATCCAAAACCAATACAAAGAGACCGATAAGGAATTTCAGAAAATCACTGAATTGGTCAACCAGGAGAAATTGGTGATCCAGCCTTTGGCTTATATCAGAGGTAGATCCCTGTCGAATATTTTCTTTATCGTGGATGAGGCTCAAAACTTGACACCACACGAGATTAAAACGATTATTTCCAGAGCAGGAGAAAATACGAAGATTGTTTTTACCGGAGATGTGCATCAGATTGATACTCCTTATTTGGATTCTCAATCAAATGGATTGTCGTATCTCATCGACCGGGTCAAAGACCACCCGCTATATGCTCATATAAAACTGGAAAAAGGGGAACGTTCTGAATTGGCAAACTTAGCCAATGAATTATTATAG